From Pseudomonas sp. G2-4:
GCCGTTGTAGGTTTCGGTGGCGTAACTGGCCGACGGCTTGGCCGTCTTGATCCATTGCAGGAACGGCACAGCCTCCGGGTGCGCGGCAAAAAACGCCGGCACGGCGGCAGGGTTGGGTTTCCCCGTGGCCGGGTCCGGTGATTGGGCCTGTTGCAATTGATAGAAGGCTTCGGGCGTGCCCACCGGAAACACTGGCATGCTGTTCATGCCGGTGCGCCATTGCTGGCCGTTGGCTTGGGTGAAACGCAGCGCCAGGCTGCGGATCGGTACGCTGCCGTCAGGTGCATAGGGGTTGCCACTGGGCAAGGCGAAACGTCCGACCACTGGCGTTCGCGCGTCCAGGAACACTTGGGCACTGGAGAAGGCGCGGGCCTCGCCGCTGCTTTCGAAGTAGCCGGCGACGCAGACACCTTTTGAGTGATTACGCCGGAAGCCCGGGTGAACACCGTTATTTTTTTCCAGCACGTTGACCAGCGCATCCGGTGTCAGCCGCTGTGGGTCGAGGGTGCCATGGACATAGGCAAACGCCCCGGCCAGCGCGGCAACGATCACGGCGATGCCGCTCAGGCGCAGCGTCAGGCTGGCGGCGCTCAACGGCGGCCGACTCGGTGAAGAGGAAGGGGCAACCATGAACAAGCTCCAAGGCTCAAGGCCATTTGCGGAAAGGACCCGTCAGACGAAGCCCTGACAGGTTTATTCCCACGCCGCGTATTTATTTTTCCTGGACTGGAATAATCTCGTTCGCGGGTCGCCTTTCCAGTCCCGGCGCAGTGACTGCCCACAGAAGCCACACTCCCATGAACGAAATCGACGAACAGTTACGCGAGCTCATCCCCAGGCTACGGCGTTTTGCCGTGTCGCTGACGCGTAACCCGAGCAACGCCGATGACCTGGTGCAGGCGTGCCTGGAGCGGGCGTTGTCCAAATGGAACGACAAGCGCCCGGACGGCGACCTGCGGGCCTGGCTGTTTTCGATTCTGTATCGGCAGTTTCTCGACGCTCATCGCCGCTCACGGCGTTATGCACGCATGCTGGAGTTTTTCACCGGCCGCGACGATGCCCACCCTTCGGCCGAACGCAGCGTGATCGCACAATCATCCCTCCAGGCGTTCGAGCAACTCACCACAGAACAACGGGCGCTGTTGCTATGGGTGTCGGTGGAAGGCTTGAGTTACCAGCAAGTCGCCGACATCCTCGGCGTGCCGACCGGCACCGTGATGTCACGCCTGTCCCGCGCCCGCCAGGCCCTGCGCCAACTCAGCGATGGCGAAATCACCCGCCCTACCCTGCGGATACTCAAATGATCAACATGCCTCCCAGCGACAGCGACTTGCACGCCTACGTCGATCGCCAACTGAGTGAAAACGACCAACGCCTGATGGAAACGTACCTCGGCACTCATCCCGACGTCGCCGCGCGGGTCCGCGCCTGGCAACAGGACGTGCAACACCTGCGCACGGCCCTGAGTGGCGCCTTGCAACAGCCCGCCAATCCGAATCTCGATCCGGCAATGATTAGCCAACGCCTGAAACATCGATCCCGCCGTCGCCTGGCCAACGCCGCGGTGTTACTGCTGGCGGTCAGCGTGGGCGGCTACAGTGGCTGGCAGGCGCGGGAAATGACCCTCCTCAGCGCTGCTGCACCCATGGCTGATGCCCTGCAGGCATACCGGTTATTCGCCCAGCAGGGCATCCTTCCAGCCGATTACCAAACCGGTGACGAGGGCAACATGCAAGGCTGGCTAGATCGTTATTTCACCCAGGCGAACCGGCTACCGGACCTGTCGGGCGCGGGCTTCAAGCCGGTCAGCGGCCGCTTGCTCAGCACCGAGCAAGGTGCGGCGGCCATGGTGGTTTACCAAGACGCGAGCGGCCAGAAGATCAGCTTCTACGTGCGCCCGCCAGGCCCGAAAAATTTCCTGCTGCCCCGAGGCAGTCGGCGCGACGGCGAGTTGCAGGCCGAGTATTGGTCCGGACCGGGATACAACTATGCGATGGTCATACCGAGTGATACGCCGACGGTGCAAAGGCTCAAGCAGACATTGGACTTCTGATTCACGCAGATCCCTGTGGGAGCGAGCTTGCTCGCGATAGCGGTGTGTCTGTCGGCACATCACTGACTGAACCATCGCCATCGCGAGCAAGCTCGCTCCCACAGGGGGACGGCGGTGTTCTTGAGAAAGTGCTCACCCCTGCCCAAACACCTGCGAAGGCCTGCGCAGCAGCGGGTCGAACGGGTTGACCCGCGGTCCGATCAGGGCCGCCTCGCGCTTGAGCATTTCCACCACCGTTGGCAGGCGATCAGGGCCCAATCGGTCGCTCACCGTTGCCACGCTCAAGGCGGCCATGGCCCGCCCCTCACGGTCAAGGATCGGCACCGCCACCCCGGCCATGCCTTGCAACACGCCGGTATTGCGCCCGGCGTAACCCAGCGTGCGCACGTTCTCCACTTCCGAACGCAGAAAGACTTCGTCGTACAAATGGAAATCCTTGAGCCGCGGCAGGTTGTATTGAATCACCGTGTCACGCTCTTCTTCCGGCAGGAACGCCAGGATGGCCAGGCTCCCCTGCCCCACGCCCAGTGCCACTCGGCCGCCAATGTCGCCGGTAAATGTACGGATCGGGAACGGCCCTTCGCTGCGGTCCAGGCAGATGGCATCAAAACCGCTGCGCGCCAGCAGAAATAACGAATCCCCCAGAGACGCTGACAACCGCAGCATGGCCGGCCGTGCAAGATCGCGCAGGTTGCCAGTGTTGCCGGCACGGGCAGCCAGGGCAAAAAAGTCCAGGCTCAGGCGATAGCGTTTGCTGCGCGCGTCCTGCTCGACCATGCCTTCGTCCATCAGGCTGCGCAACAAGCGATGGGTAGTGGGCTGGGACAAGCCAATACGCTGGGCCAACTGCGTCACCCGCTCCCCGCCCTCGACGGTGTCACCCAGGCTGCGCAGTACGGCGAACAGCCTGGAGACCGCGCCGACCCCTACTTCACTCTTCTCGTTATTCCGATCAATGGAATTCTGCATTTGATTGCTCATAAATAAATTTACTCACCGAATGAAACTGAAAATAGTCTTCGCTTCAGTGAAATAGTCCATTGAGCCCATCCTATTCTTCGTCCTACTCTGCGTCCATACAGGGGCGATTCGAACAACAGCGGCAGCCGACCCAAAGTCGAGCGCCAACGCACCCCGCAGCACCCTTTCGTATCTGCCCATACAAAAAAGCGCGCCTCACGGCGACGCATAACAATCTCAGGTGGAGCGCAGCGATGGCTTTTGTGCAACTTGAAGGACTTGGCAAACGTTACGGCGAGATCGACGCCGTGGTCGCCACCAACCTCTCGGTGGAGAAAGGCGAATTCGTCTCGCTGCTGGGGCCCTCCGGCTGCGGCAAAACCACGACGCTGCAAATGATCGCCGGCTTCGTCGAAGTCACCAGCGGCCGCATCCTGCTGGACGGTCGCGACATTACCCACGCCAAGCCCGCCAGCCGAGGCCTGGGCGTGGTGTTCCAGAGTTACGCGCTGTTCCCTCACATGACCGTCAAGGACAACGTCGCCTTCGGCCTGCGCATGCGCAAAGTGGCCAGCGCCGAGCTGCAACAACGGGTGGATCGGGTGCTGAAACTGGTGCGCCTGGACCCGCACGCCGAGCGCTACCCACGGGAACTCTCGGGCGGCCAGCGCCAGCGCGTCGCCCTCGCCCGGGCGCTGGTGATCGAACCACCGGTGCTGCTGCTCGACGAACCACTGTCCAACCTCGACGCCAACCTGCGCGAGGAGATGCAATACGAAATCCGCCGCATCCAGCGAGAAGTCGGGATCACCACGTTGATGGTGACCCACGACCAGTCCGAGGCGCTGTCGATCAGTGACCGGGTCGTGGTGATGCAGGCCGGGCGCATCACCCAGATCGACGCGCCCTACACCCTTTACGAACACCCGCGCACCGAGTTCATTTCCGGCTTCGTCGGCAAAGCCAACCTGTTGCCCGGCGTCCGCGACAGCGCGGGGGCCGTTCAAGTGTGCAGCCCGGGTAACGGGGAACTGACCCTGAGCCTGCGCCCGGAAAAAATCGACCTGTGTGAATCCGGCTCGGGTCGCCTGCAAGGCACCCTCACCAACCGTTTCTTTCTCGGCAGCCAGTGGCTCTATGGCGTCTCGACCAGCCTGGGCGAACTCTGCGTGGTCCGCCGCAACGACGGCTCCGCGCCGATGACCGAAGGCACGGCGGTGGGCCTGGACTGGGACCCGGCGCTGGTGCGGGTGCTGAGCGTGGACGAGGTGCCGGCATGAAGCTGCTCGATGCGATGCGCCGGGGACGCCAAGGCTACCTGATGTCTGCGCCGGCGCTGGCTTTGTACCTGGGCCTGCTGGTCATTCCCCTCGGCCTGACGCTGGTGCTGTCGTTCAACGTCTTCGACTACAGCTCAGGCATCGACGGCGACGCCTATACCCTCGACCACTACGCCAGCCTGCTGGGCGACCCATACTTCTACGAGATCTTTTTGCGCACGCTCTGGATCAGCGCCCTGACCACGATTTTGTGCGTGCTGATCGGCGTGCCCGAAGCCTACGTCCTCAGCCGCATGCGGGCGCCGTGGCGCTCGATCTTCCTGATCCTGATCCTCACGCCGCTGCTGATTTCGGTGGTGGTGCGAGCCTTCGGCTGGAGTCTGTTGCTCGGCGCTGACGGCCTGGTCAACCAGGCCCTGCAAGCCTTCGGCGGCTCGCCGGTGAAGCTGCTCTATACGCCGTTCGCCGTAGTCATCGCCCTGGTCCACGTGATGTTGCCGTTCATGATCATTCCGGTCTGGACCTCGCTGCAAAAACTCGACCCGGCCGCCGAACAGGCCGCGCTGTCCCTGGGGGCCAGCCAGTTCACGGTGATCCGCAAGGTCGTGCTGCCGCAGATCATGCCGGGCGTGCTGTCGGGCACGCTGATTGTGTTCGGTCTCGCCGCCAGTTCCTTCGCCATTCCCGGCCTGCTCGGCGGCCGCCGCCTGAAGATGGTCGCCACGCTGATCTACGACCAGTACCTGTCGGAGCTGAACTGGCCCATGGGCGCGACCATTGCCGTCGCCCTGCTGCTGCTCAACCTACTGATCATGCTGTCGTGGAACCGGATGATCGAAGGCCGCTACAAGAAGTCATTGGGGTAACTCGTCATGTCCAGGAACGGTCCTTTCGCCCTGTTGTTTCATGCCCTGGTGGTGGTGTTCATGCTGGCGCCGCTGGTGGTGGTCTGTCTCGTCGCCTTCACCCCGGAAAACACCCTGAGCCTGCCAACCACGGAATTTTCCCTGCGCTGGTTCCGCGCGGTGTTCGAGCGTGCGGATTTCGTCGATGCGTTCTACAACAGCCTGATCCTCGCCTTCTGCGCCGCCTCCCTGGCGACGTTGATTGCGGTACCGGCGGCCCTGGCGATCACCCGGCTCGAGTTTCCAGGCCGGGACTTTTTCAACGGCCTGTTCCTGTCGCCGATCATCATCCCGCACCTGGTATTGGGCGTCGCACTGCTGCGCCTGTTTGCGCTGATGGGCGTGAACGGCAGCTTTGCCTGGCTGATCTTCGCCCACGTGCTGGTGATTACGCCGTATGTGCTGCGCCTGGTGCTCGCTTCCGCCATCGGCCTGGACCGCAGCGCCGAGCAGGCCGCGCAATCACTGGGGGCCGGGCGCTTCACACTGTTTCGGCAAATCACCTTGCCGATGATCCTGCCAGGAGTGGCCGGGGGCTGGTTGCTGGCGTTCATCAACAGCTTCGATGAAGTCACGTTGTCGATCTTCGTCACCTCGCCAGCCACACAAACCTTGCCGGTGCGCATGTACGTGTACGCCACCGAATCCATCGACCCGATGATGGCGGCGGTGTCGGCACTGGTCATTGCGCTGACCGCGGTGACCATGATTCTGCTCGACCGGGTCTATGGCCTGGATCGAGTCCTGGTAGGCAAACAATGAGGGCGCCATGGCTCTGCTGAAACGACTGGCCGAAGGCGACCGCCCGGCCCTGGACTTTACCCTCGACGGCAGACCTGCCACCGGCCTGCTGGGCGACACGCTGCTGACCGCCGTGCTGACCCGCAGCGAACACCTGCGCGGCAGTGACTTCAGCGCCGAGCCCCGGGCCGGATTCTGCCTGATGGGCGCCTGCCAGGATTGCTGGGTGCGCCTGGGCGACGGCCGTCGCGTCCGCGCCTGCTCGACCCTGCTCGAAGCTGGGCAGGACATCCGCCGCGAGCCGGGGCGTCTGGTATGAACAATGCCGCCTGGACTGGCCCCATCGCGAGCAAGCTCGCTCCCACGGGGAGCCTACAGCGTTCACAAAACCAAAACCCACTCCCGATCCAATGTGGGAGCGAGCTTGCTCGCGATGGCGGCTTCAACAGCACTATAAATCCACAGCGCCTGTCGACGAGGTGGATATGAAACCGGTCGCCATCATCGGCGCCGGCCCAGCCGGTATCCGTGCTGCGCAGACCCTGGTCGCCCACGGCGTGTACCCCGTCCTGCTGGACGAAGCCGCCCGCGGTGGCGGGCAGATTTATCGGCGCCAACCGGCCAACTTCAAGCGCTCGCCCGCCAAGCTCTATGGCTTCGAAGCGCACAAGGCCAGCGCCCTCCACCAGACCCTGGACGAGTTGCGCGAGCAGCTCGATTACCGTCCCGACACACTGGTGTGGAACGCCGAAGCCGGTCTGCTGGACACCTTGCATGAGGGCCGTGCCGACCGTCTTGAGTACGCCAGCGTGATCGTCGCCACCGGGGCCACCGACCGGATCCTGCCCGTGCCGGGTTGGACCCTGCCCGGGGTGTACAGCTTGGGCGCGGCGCAGATCGCGCTGAAGTTCCAGGGCTGCGCCATCGGTGAGCGGGTGGTGTTCGCCGGCAGCGGTCCCTTGCTGTATCTGGTGGCGTATCAGTACGCCAAGGCCGGTGCCAGCGTGGTCGCGGTGCTCGACAGTTCGCCCTTCAGCGCCCAGGTCCGCGCCCTGCCCGGCCTGCTGGTGCAACCGGCCACCCTCGCCAAGGGTCTCTACTACCGCGCCTGGCTGACGGCCCACGGCATCCGCGTGCACCAAGGCGCGAATCTGTCGCGTATCGACGGCGACCGCCGGGTGCAGTCGCTGGCATGGCGCAACGCAAAAGGCGAGCACAGCCTCGATTGCGATGCGGTGGCCTTCGCCCACGGCTTGCGCAGCGAAACTCAGTTGGCCGACCTGCTGGGCTGCGAGTTTTCCTGGAACGCTCTCAACCGCGCCTGGCTGCCACTGCGGGACCGCGCCGGACGCAGCAGCGTGACCGGGGTTTACCTGGCGGGCGACGGTGCCGGAATCATGGGCGCCGATGCCGCCGAGATGGCCGGTGAACGGGCGGCCCTGGCCTTACTTGAAGACCTCGGTTACTTGATCGACCCGCAGCGTTGCACCCAGCTGGAACAATCCCTCGAGCGCATCGGCCATTTCCGACAAGGCCTGGAGCGCGCATTTGCCTTTCCCGAAGGTTGGGCCACCGACGCAGCCGACAGCCTGATGATCTGCCGCTGCGAAGAAGTCAGCGTCGGCGACATCCGCCAGGTAGTGGGCGAAGGCCACTGGGAGATCAACCGGGTCAAGGCCCATTGCCGGGTCGGCATGGGGCGTTGCCAAGGACGGATGTGTGGCGCCGCCGCCGCCGAAATCATTGCCCGCGAGAGTGGCCGCCCGGTCTCCAGCGTCGGCCGCTTGCGTGCCCAGGCGCCGATCAAGCCGCTGCCGTTCGGCCTGGAGATCGAGCCATGATCGACGTGGACGTGGTGATCATTGGCGGCGGCATCGTCGGGGCCTCGGCCGCGTTGTTCCTGAGCCAGGCCGGACAGCGGGTGGCTCTGTTGGAACGGGATTTCTGCGGTTCGCACTCCAGCGGCGTGAACTACGGCGGTGTTCGCCGCCAGGGACGGCCGTTGTCGCAACTGCCCCTGTCGCAACGGGCCCATGAAATCTGGAGCCAACTGCCCCGGTTGATCGGCATCGACGGTGAATACCAGCGCAGCGGTCATCTGAAACTGGCCCGCAGCGCTGAAGATCTGCAAGCGTTACAGGACTACGCCGCCAGCAGCCAGGGCTTCGGCCTCGATTTGCAACTGCTCGATCGCGAGGCGTTGCGCGCGCGGTTTCCGTGGGTCGGCGCCGTCGCGGTCGGGGCATCGCTGTGCCCGGACGACGGTCACGCCAACCCGCGCCTGGTGTCGCCGGCATTCGCCCAGGCAGCCCGCCGACATGGCGCGCAGGTCTACGAACAATGCGCGGTCAGCGCCGTGGAGCACGACGGTCAGCGCTTTGCTGTACACACCGAAACGGACCTGGCGTTTCACGCGCCGTGGCTGTTGAACTGCGCCGGCGCCTGGTCGAGCCAGTTCGCTGCACAATTCGGCGAAGCGGTGCCGATGTCTGCCGGGCACCCGGCGATGCTGGTCACTGAGCCGTTGCCCCTGGTGATGAATGCCAGCACCGGTGTGGAAGGCGGCGGCATTTACGCCCGGCAAGTCGTACGCGGCAATTGCATTCTGGGGGGCGGTCAAGGTTTCGCGCTGGACGACGCTCGCGCCCGGCCCGGCCAGAACGCCGTGATTGAGATCCTGCGCCAAGCGGTCGAACTCTACCCATTTCTCGAAGGTGCCCAAGCGATTCGTACCTGGAGCGGCACCGAAGGATACCTGCCCGATCGCCAGCCGGTGATCGGCCACAGCAGCACCCAACCCGGTCTGTTGCATGCATTCGGCTTTGCCGGCGCAGGCTTTCAGATCGGCCCTGCGGTGGGCCAGGCGCTCACCGAGATCATCTGCAGCGGCGCCTCAACCACACCGCTGGATGCGTTTTCCATCACCCGGTTTCACTCCATCTCCGTTGCTTGATAGAGGAAGGTCGCGCCATGAATAACGTCAAACGCAGTGCATTGTTCGGTTTCTGCTCGCTGGGTTTCACTGGCCTGGGCGCCCTGCTCCCGGTCACCCAGGCGTTGGCCGAACCGACGCTTTACCTGGGCATGAACGGCGGGACCATGGAGCGGCTCTACGCCGACAAGGTCTTGCCGGCGTTCGAGAAAGCCAACAACGTCAAAGTGGTGATCGTGCCCGGCACCTCCGCCGACATCCTGGCGAAAGTCCAGGCCAGCAAAGGCAACCCGCAGATGCACTTGATGTTCCTGGATGACGGCATCATGTACCGCGCCATCGCCATGGGGCTGTGCGACAAGCTGGAGGACAGTCCGACCCTGGCGCAGATTCCGGCCAAGGGTCGCATCAAGGATCAAGCCGTGGCCGTTAGCCTCGGGGTGACAGGACTGGCCTACAACACACGGTTGTTCAAGGAAAAAGGCTGGAGCGCGCCGACCTCATGGATGGACTTGGCCGATCCGCGTTTCAAGGACAAAGTGGTGTTCCAATCGATGGCCTCGTCCACATTCGGCCTGCACGGCTTCCTGATGTTCAACCGGATCCAGGGCGGCAGCGAGGCCGACGTCGAGCCGGGTTTCAAGGCCTGGCCAAACACCGTCGGACGCAACGTGCTGGAGTACATCCCGAGCTCGGCGAAGATTTCCGAAATGCTGCAGACCGACGAAGCCGCGCTGTTCCCACTGACGCCGACCCAGGTCACCGCGCTGAAACTCAAGGGCATGTCGGTGGAGTACGCGCAACCGAAGGAAGGCGCCGTGGTACTCAACGTCGCCGAATGCGCCATCGCCCAAAACACCCAACCTGAACTGGCGCAGAAGCTCGCCGCGTTCCTGCTGTCCCCGCAAGCCCAGGCCATCGCCCTGGAAGAAGGCGACCAGATCCCGTCCAACCCCAACACCCCGACCACCGACAAAACCCGTGGCCAGGTGGAGGCGATGAAGCAATACCTGGAAACCGCGATTGCCGTGGATTGGGACCAGGTCAACGAACAGCGCCCGGCCTGGAACGCACGGTGGAACCGCAGCATCGAGCGCTAGAGCGTTCGACATCGGCCCACGTTTTGTAGTTATCATGCGGCCATCTTGAGCTTGATGCCTGATGCCAATGAACCTGTGGCGAGGGAGCTTGCTCCCGCTCGGCGGCGAAGCCGTCGTGAATGAGTCTACGCGGTCTGACTGACAGACCGCGGGGCCTGGATCAGAGCTGCTTCGCAGCCCAGCGGGAGCAAGCTCCCTCGCCACAGGGCCATGGTTGGCTTCAGGTGTTGCGCCCGCCCCTTGATCAACAGCGAACCCCTCCATGGATACCCTCGCCCAACTCCGCGCCGGCCAGCTGTCAGGCATCACCCGGCTGGACCTGGCCTGCGGCCTGACGCAGTTTCCCAGGGAAATCTTCGACCTGGCCGATTCCCTAGAGGTCCTCAACCTCAGCGGCAATGCGCTGGACACGCTGCCCGACGACCTGCATCGGCTGACCCGCCTGCGCGTGCTGTTCTGTTCGGACAACCGTTTCACTGAACTGCCCGAATGCCTGGGCCGTTGTGCCGCGCTGACCATGGTCGGCTTCAAGGCCAATCGCATCGAGCGCGTAAGCGGCGCCGCCCTGCCGCCGCTGCTGCGCTGGCTGATCCTGACGGACAACTGCGTCAGCCAATTACCGGATGAGCTGGGCCAACGCCCCCATCTGCAAAAGCTGATGTTGGCCGGCAACCGCTTGCAGCAATTGCCGGCGAGCCTGGGCCAGTGCCATCGCCTTGAGCTGCTGCGCATCGCCGCCAATCAGCTGACCGAACTGCCGCAATGGCTACTGGAACTGCCCAGCCTCAGTTGGCTGGCCTACGCCGGTAACCCGCTGGAACCCCAAGCCCATGCCCCGGCAGCCACAACACCTTTCGACTGGTCCCAACTGAGCCTGCAACAGCGGTTGGGCGAAGGGGCGTCGGGGGTGATTCACCAGGCACTCTGGCAGCCGCCAGGCCAGGTCGCGCGCAAAGTCGCGGTGAAGTTGTACAAAGGCCAGATCACCAGCGACGGCTCGCCGCTGCATGAAATGCAGGCTTGCATCACCGCGGGCCGGCATCCGAACCTGATTGACGTGTTGGGCCAGATCGTCGGGCATCCCGAGGAACAGGCCGGGCTGGTGATGGCGCTGATCGAGCCCAGCTACCGCAATCTGGCCGGGCTGCCGAGCCTGGCCTCGTGCACCCGCGACGTGTATGCCGACGAGCTGCGCTTGAGCGCCCCAGTGGCCTTGCGCATCGCCCGCGGCATCGCCTCGGTGGCGGCGCACCTGCATCGCCAGGGCATCACCCATGGCGATTTGTACGGACACAACATTCTTTACGATGACCAGGGCGATTGCTTGTTGGGAGACTTTGGCGCGGCGTCTTTTCACGCCACCGCCGATACCTTGCAAACCCGCGCACTGCAACGCATCGAGGTGCGGGCCTTCGGGATTCTGCTGGGGGAATTGCTGGCGCGGATTGAGCCGGCGTCCAGTGCCATGGAGTTGGCAATGATGCACGAGCTGCAGGCACGCTGCTGTCAGCCAGACGTGCTGGCGCGGCCG
This genomic window contains:
- a CDS encoding protein kinase → MDTLAQLRAGQLSGITRLDLACGLTQFPREIFDLADSLEVLNLSGNALDTLPDDLHRLTRLRVLFCSDNRFTELPECLGRCAALTMVGFKANRIERVSGAALPPLLRWLILTDNCVSQLPDELGQRPHLQKLMLAGNRLQQLPASLGQCHRLELLRIAANQLTELPQWLLELPSLSWLAYAGNPLEPQAHAPAATTPFDWSQLSLQQRLGEGASGVIHQALWQPPGQVARKVAVKLYKGQITSDGSPLHEMQACITAGRHPNLIDVLGQIVGHPEEQAGLVMALIEPSYRNLAGLPSLASCTRDVYADELRLSAPVALRIARGIASVAAHLHRQGITHGDLYGHNILYDDQGDCLLGDFGAASFHATADTLQTRALQRIEVRAFGILLGELLARIEPASSAMELAMMHELQARCCQPDVLARPGFDEIEDLLQDRGEGACSRWAAKQP
- a CDS encoding catalase family peroxidase, with protein sequence MVAPSSSPSRPPLSAASLTLRLSGIAVIVAALAGAFAYVHGTLDPQRLTPDALVNVLEKNNGVHPGFRRNHSKGVCVAGYFESSGEARAFSSAQVFLDARTPVVGRFALPSGNPYAPDGSVPIRSLALRFTQANGQQWRTGMNSMPVFPVGTPEAFYQLQQAQSPDPATGKPNPAAVPAFFAAHPEAVPFLQWIKTAKPSASYATETYNGINAFYLVNPTGQRQAVRWGVVPMSRDTADAMPPQGGDFLEQDLVKRLAAGPLRWQLNITLANPGDPVNDASKAWPSDRKVLNAGTLVLERTQAQDNGECRDINYDPLILPSGIEGSEDPLLAARSAAYASSYLRRTSEVSQLPATQESRP
- a CDS encoding (2Fe-2S)-binding protein: MALLKRLAEGDRPALDFTLDGRPATGLLGDTLLTAVLTRSEHLRGSDFSAEPRAGFCLMGACQDCWVRLGDGRRVRACSTLLEAGQDIRREPGRLV
- a CDS encoding sigma-70 family RNA polymerase sigma factor, encoding MNEIDEQLRELIPRLRRFAVSLTRNPSNADDLVQACLERALSKWNDKRPDGDLRAWLFSILYRQFLDAHRRSRRYARMLEFFTGRDDAHPSAERSVIAQSSLQAFEQLTTEQRALLLWVSVEGLSYQQVADILGVPTGTVMSRLSRARQALRQLSDGEITRPTLRILK
- a CDS encoding FAD-dependent oxidoreductase produces the protein MIDVDVVIIGGGIVGASAALFLSQAGQRVALLERDFCGSHSSGVNYGGVRRQGRPLSQLPLSQRAHEIWSQLPRLIGIDGEYQRSGHLKLARSAEDLQALQDYAASSQGFGLDLQLLDREALRARFPWVGAVAVGASLCPDDGHANPRLVSPAFAQAARRHGAQVYEQCAVSAVEHDGQRFAVHTETDLAFHAPWLLNCAGAWSSQFAAQFGEAVPMSAGHPAMLVTEPLPLVMNASTGVEGGGIYARQVVRGNCILGGGQGFALDDARARPGQNAVIEILRQAVELYPFLEGAQAIRTWSGTEGYLPDRQPVIGHSSTQPGLLHAFGFAGAGFQIGPAVGQALTEIICSGASTTPLDAFSITRFHSISVA
- a CDS encoding ABC transporter ATP-binding protein → MAFVQLEGLGKRYGEIDAVVATNLSVEKGEFVSLLGPSGCGKTTTLQMIAGFVEVTSGRILLDGRDITHAKPASRGLGVVFQSYALFPHMTVKDNVAFGLRMRKVASAELQQRVDRVLKLVRLDPHAERYPRELSGGQRQRVALARALVIEPPVLLLDEPLSNLDANLREEMQYEIRRIQREVGITTLMVTHDQSEALSISDRVVVMQAGRITQIDAPYTLYEHPRTEFISGFVGKANLLPGVRDSAGAVQVCSPGNGELTLSLRPEKIDLCESGSGRLQGTLTNRFFLGSQWLYGVSTSLGELCVVRRNDGSAPMTEGTAVGLDWDPALVRVLSVDEVPA
- a CDS encoding ABC transporter permease; this encodes MKLLDAMRRGRQGYLMSAPALALYLGLLVIPLGLTLVLSFNVFDYSSGIDGDAYTLDHYASLLGDPYFYEIFLRTLWISALTTILCVLIGVPEAYVLSRMRAPWRSIFLILILTPLLISVVVRAFGWSLLLGADGLVNQALQAFGGSPVKLLYTPFAVVIALVHVMLPFMIIPVWTSLQKLDPAAEQAALSLGASQFTVIRKVVLPQIMPGVLSGTLIVFGLAASSFAIPGLLGGRRLKMVATLIYDQYLSELNWPMGATIAVALLLLNLLIMLSWNRMIEGRYKKSLG
- a CDS encoding anti-sigma factor, whose product is MINMPPSDSDLHAYVDRQLSENDQRLMETYLGTHPDVAARVRAWQQDVQHLRTALSGALQQPANPNLDPAMISQRLKHRSRRRLANAAVLLLAVSVGGYSGWQAREMTLLSAAAPMADALQAYRLFAQQGILPADYQTGDEGNMQGWLDRYFTQANRLPDLSGAGFKPVSGRLLSTEQGAAAMVVYQDASGQKISFYVRPPGPKNFLLPRGSRRDGELQAEYWSGPGYNYAMVIPSDTPTVQRLKQTLDF
- a CDS encoding ABC transporter substrate-binding protein, with the protein product MNNVKRSALFGFCSLGFTGLGALLPVTQALAEPTLYLGMNGGTMERLYADKVLPAFEKANNVKVVIVPGTSADILAKVQASKGNPQMHLMFLDDGIMYRAIAMGLCDKLEDSPTLAQIPAKGRIKDQAVAVSLGVTGLAYNTRLFKEKGWSAPTSWMDLADPRFKDKVVFQSMASSTFGLHGFLMFNRIQGGSEADVEPGFKAWPNTVGRNVLEYIPSSAKISEMLQTDEAALFPLTPTQVTALKLKGMSVEYAQPKEGAVVLNVAECAIAQNTQPELAQKLAAFLLSPQAQAIALEEGDQIPSNPNTPTTDKTRGQVEAMKQYLETAIAVDWDQVNEQRPAWNARWNRSIER
- a CDS encoding IclR family transcriptional regulator; translation: MQNSIDRNNEKSEVGVGAVSRLFAVLRSLGDTVEGGERVTQLAQRIGLSQPTTHRLLRSLMDEGMVEQDARSKRYRLSLDFFALAARAGNTGNLRDLARPAMLRLSASLGDSLFLLARSGFDAICLDRSEGPFPIRTFTGDIGGRVALGVGQGSLAILAFLPEEERDTVIQYNLPRLKDFHLYDEVFLRSEVENVRTLGYAGRNTGVLQGMAGVAVPILDREGRAMAALSVATVSDRLGPDRLPTVVEMLKREAALIGPRVNPFDPLLRRPSQVFGQG
- a CDS encoding ABC transporter permease — protein: MSRNGPFALLFHALVVVFMLAPLVVVCLVAFTPENTLSLPTTEFSLRWFRAVFERADFVDAFYNSLILAFCAASLATLIAVPAALAITRLEFPGRDFFNGLFLSPIIIPHLVLGVALLRLFALMGVNGSFAWLIFAHVLVITPYVLRLVLASAIGLDRSAEQAAQSLGAGRFTLFRQITLPMILPGVAGGWLLAFINSFDEVTLSIFVTSPATQTLPVRMYVYATESIDPMMAAVSALVIALTAVTMILLDRVYGLDRVLVGKQ
- a CDS encoding FAD/NAD(P)-binding oxidoreductase codes for the protein MKPVAIIGAGPAGIRAAQTLVAHGVYPVLLDEAARGGGQIYRRQPANFKRSPAKLYGFEAHKASALHQTLDELREQLDYRPDTLVWNAEAGLLDTLHEGRADRLEYASVIVATGATDRILPVPGWTLPGVYSLGAAQIALKFQGCAIGERVVFAGSGPLLYLVAYQYAKAGASVVAVLDSSPFSAQVRALPGLLVQPATLAKGLYYRAWLTAHGIRVHQGANLSRIDGDRRVQSLAWRNAKGEHSLDCDAVAFAHGLRSETQLADLLGCEFSWNALNRAWLPLRDRAGRSSVTGVYLAGDGAGIMGADAAEMAGERAALALLEDLGYLIDPQRCTQLEQSLERIGHFRQGLERAFAFPEGWATDAADSLMICRCEEVSVGDIRQVVGEGHWEINRVKAHCRVGMGRCQGRMCGAAAAEIIARESGRPVSSVGRLRAQAPIKPLPFGLEIEP